Proteins encoded within one genomic window of Halalkalibacillus sediminis:
- a CDS encoding amidase family protein, translating to MNKRLRGLADDFLVEASIDGLQEMMASGELTSRDLVIMFLDRIARFDQDGPKINSILEVNPDALHIAEAMDTERAELDVRGPLHGIPIVLKDNIDTGDKTHTTAGSLALKDHVAGNDAFVAEQLREAGAVILGKANLTEWANFMTEGMPNGYSSLGGQVLNPYGPGNLDTGGSSAGPGAAVAANFSVVSVGTETSGSILSPASQHSLVGIKPTVGTISRSGIIPISHTQDTAGPMARTVRDAVYMYQAMVGVDDRDEATQVPGSYFEKDFTSNLKLEGLNGKRIGIAREAYFDAIEPDKREIMDEAVHVLEVHGATVIDVTIPTTGRDWGLGVMIHEFKNSLNAYLKTISRDVPVRTFDDIIDFHNKHPEETLKYGQKWFEEAAKTSGQLTEPAYLKELLEDQFYSKEEGIDATLQEYDLDAIVFPNNIGAAIPAKAGYPSITVPAGYTEKNEPVGITFSGTALSEPTLIELAYGYEQATGVRRPPEL from the coding sequence ATGAATAAGAGGTTACGAGGATTGGCGGATGATTTTTTAGTTGAAGCATCGATTGATGGTTTACAGGAGATGATGGCGAGCGGTGAACTAACTTCTCGTGATCTGGTCATTATGTTCCTGGACCGAATAGCAAGATTCGATCAAGATGGTCCTAAAATCAATTCGATTTTAGAAGTTAATCCGGATGCATTACATATTGCAGAGGCGATGGATACCGAACGGGCAGAACTGGATGTGCGTGGTCCACTTCACGGGATTCCTATCGTGCTTAAAGATAATATCGACACGGGAGACAAGACTCACACGACTGCAGGTTCTTTAGCGTTGAAAGATCATGTTGCTGGTAATGATGCCTTTGTTGCTGAACAGTTGCGAGAGGCTGGCGCTGTCATTTTGGGTAAAGCGAATCTGACAGAATGGGCGAACTTTATGACTGAAGGCATGCCAAATGGTTACAGCTCACTCGGGGGCCAAGTGTTGAACCCATACGGGCCAGGTAATCTTGATACTGGAGGATCTAGTGCAGGCCCAGGGGCGGCTGTAGCAGCAAACTTTTCTGTGGTTTCAGTTGGAACTGAAACTTCAGGTTCAATTTTGAGCCCAGCAAGCCAACATTCACTGGTCGGAATAAAACCGACCGTTGGAACGATCAGTCGAAGTGGTATCATTCCAATCTCGCATACTCAAGATACTGCAGGACCTATGGCGAGAACAGTTCGCGATGCTGTCTATATGTATCAAGCGATGGTGGGCGTAGACGATCGCGATGAAGCTACACAAGTCCCAGGGAGCTACTTTGAAAAAGATTTTACTAGCAATTTGAAGCTGGAGGGCTTGAACGGTAAACGTATAGGGATTGCTCGTGAAGCTTACTTTGATGCGATAGAACCTGACAAACGGGAGATAATGGATGAAGCTGTTCACGTTTTGGAAGTTCATGGCGCGACTGTCATTGATGTAACGATTCCTACAACAGGTCGTGACTGGGGATTAGGAGTTATGATTCATGAATTCAAAAATAGTTTGAATGCTTACCTGAAGACAATCTCAAGAGACGTTCCTGTACGCACGTTTGATGATATTATTGATTTTCATAACAAGCATCCTGAAGAAACTTTGAAGTATGGCCAAAAGTGGTTTGAAGAAGCGGCTAAAACTTCAGGTCAGTTGACAGAACCAGCTTACTTGAAAGAGCTACTCGAAGACCAATTCTATTCGAAGGAAGAAGGAATAGATGCAACTTTGCAGGAGTACGACTTAGACGCGATTGTCTTTCCTAATAATATCGGGGCAGCTATTCCGGCAAAGGCAGGTTATCCATCGATTACTGTGCCAGCTGGGTATACTGAAAAAAATGAACCGGTGGGTATTACGTTCAGTGGAACGGCGTTATCTGAGCCGACGTTGATTGAATTGGCTTATGGATATGAACAGGCGACTGGAGTTCGACGTCCTCCAGAGTTATAA
- a CDS encoding D-glycero-alpha-D-manno-heptose-1,7-bisphosphate 7-phosphatase — MHKAVFLDRDGVINEVKTKRVKFVNQPEQFYFLDGVAESIKKLNDHGYEVFVVTNQGGVGLKYMSERTLEEIHDYMVSALEEKGAMITEVKACTHRPDEGCDCRKPEAGMIKDLVKKYDIDIEQSYMIGDREPDIKAGLSAGLKSLMVVGRSTLAYKNFRNLKEAVEWILDN; from the coding sequence ATGCATAAGGCTGTATTTCTAGATCGAGATGGAGTTATAAATGAAGTTAAAACAAAACGGGTGAAGTTTGTTAATCAACCTGAGCAATTTTATTTTCTAGATGGAGTTGCAGAATCAATCAAAAAACTGAATGACCATGGTTACGAGGTTTTTGTAGTAACTAACCAAGGCGGAGTAGGGCTCAAGTACATGTCTGAGCGTACCTTGGAAGAAATTCATGACTACATGGTAAGTGCTCTCGAGGAAAAAGGAGCGATGATCACTGAGGTCAAAGCATGTACGCATCGACCTGATGAGGGATGTGACTGCAGGAAGCCTGAAGCAGGTATGATTAAAGATCTTGTCAAAAAGTATGACATTGATATCGAACAAAGTTACATGATTGGAGACCGAGAGCCCGACATAAAAGCCGGGCTTTCTGCAGGTCTTAAAAGCTTGATGGTGGTGGGCCGATCAACATTAGCATATAAAAATTTCAGGAATTTAAAAGAAGCAGTCGAATGGATATTGGATAATTAG
- a CDS encoding GNAT family N-acetyltransferase, producing the protein MQIEDIYKDLPTLETERLRLRKITSNDLEDLFKYGSDPEVTKFVTWETHKTLSDSKAFIDFALHQYEKNQIAPWAIEYKQNGKLIGTVDFVWWKPNHNSAEIGYVLSREYWGKGFMTEAVKRLITFGFENMDLVRIQAKSFKDNIASERVMIKAGMVYEGTHRKEMLVKGEHQDLKTHAILKEDFYENEQLSK; encoded by the coding sequence ATGCAAATTGAAGATATTTATAAAGATTTACCTACTCTCGAGACAGAACGACTGCGCCTTAGAAAAATCACCTCAAATGATTTAGAGGATCTTTTCAAATACGGGTCAGATCCAGAAGTCACAAAGTTTGTTACTTGGGAAACTCATAAGACATTAAGCGACTCGAAAGCTTTTATTGATTTCGCTCTACATCAATATGAAAAAAATCAGATAGCTCCATGGGCTATTGAATACAAACAAAACGGAAAATTGATCGGGACTGTCGATTTTGTTTGGTGGAAACCGAACCATAACTCAGCAGAAATAGGATATGTACTCTCACGTGAATACTGGGGAAAAGGATTTATGACGGAGGCAGTCAAAAGATTGATCACATTCGGATTTGAGAATATGGATTTAGTCCGTATCCAGGCCAAATCTTTTAAAGATAACATCGCTTCAGAAAGAGTTATGATAAAGGCAGGCATGGTCTATGAAGGTACCCACCGCAAAGAAATGCTTGTTAAGGGTGAACATCAGGACTTGAAAACGCACGCTATTTTGAAAGAAGATTTTTATGAAAATGAACAATTGAGTAAGTAG
- a CDS encoding secondary thiamine-phosphate synthase enzyme YjbQ, translating into MFKTFNVKTDHHDQMIDVTADVENWIKEQNVNDAIIVISSMHTTAGLTVNENADPDVKTDMLRRFREIYPWDDPKDKHAEGNTAAHMKTSTVGHAQTLIIESGRLVLGTWQGLYFCEFDGPRQRKFSAKIISA; encoded by the coding sequence ATGTTCAAAACTTTCAATGTTAAAACCGACCATCATGATCAAATGATAGATGTAACAGCTGACGTGGAAAATTGGATTAAAGAACAGAATGTTAACGATGCAATCATCGTGATATCCTCTATGCACACCACTGCCGGCTTAACGGTCAACGAGAACGCTGACCCAGATGTAAAAACGGATATGCTCCGCAGATTCCGAGAAATTTATCCATGGGATGATCCAAAAGACAAGCACGCTGAAGGGAATACAGCTGCTCATATGAAAACGAGTACAGTCGGACATGCTCAAACTCTTATTATCGAAAGTGGCCGTTTAGTTCTTGGTACGTGGCAGGGGTTATATTTCTGTGAATTTGATGGACCTAGACAACGAAAATTCTCAGCCAAAATAATCTCAGCATAA
- a CDS encoding sodium/glutamate symporter: MTPDQIGFALLYLGLFLLIGKWIRVRVKWLQALFLPSSVIAGFLALLLGPQVLGKIMTPITGEDSFWSNGVMTQEMTEVWAALPGLLINVVFATLFLGTILPGLKKIWHIGGPQLAFGWSLGWGQYVVGILLALFVLGPFFGMPPMAGALIEVGFEGGHGTAAGLQGTFEEMDFAEAYDLAIGLATVGILSGVLIGIAFINWGVKKNKTEIIKDVKEQSKIKRAGIVEFENREPAAKMTVRPESIEPLSLHIAIISAAILVGYVLLELFIFAEATIIGSDLMTYVPLFPLAMIGGILVQLFFTKIDNTEVIDRRMISRIQGFSLDVLILAAIATVSLDVIGDYLVPFLLLAGAGIAWNVLGFFVLAPRMIPTYWLERAIGDFGQSMGITATGLLLMRVADPETESPAFEGFGYKQLVFEPFLGGGLVTALSVPLIYEYGPLPFLGFATVMLIIGLLVGLLYFGKKKE; this comes from the coding sequence ATGACACCCGATCAGATAGGTTTCGCTCTATTATATTTAGGATTATTTTTATTAATTGGTAAATGGATTAGAGTAAGAGTCAAATGGTTACAAGCTTTGTTCTTACCTTCCTCAGTTATTGCGGGTTTCTTAGCACTACTATTAGGTCCGCAGGTATTAGGAAAAATAATGACGCCCATCACCGGTGAAGATTCATTTTGGTCAAACGGTGTGATGACTCAAGAAATGACAGAGGTCTGGGCGGCTTTACCCGGCCTATTGATTAACGTTGTCTTTGCAACACTATTTTTAGGAACCATTTTGCCTGGGCTCAAAAAGATTTGGCATATTGGTGGTCCTCAATTAGCTTTCGGTTGGAGTCTAGGTTGGGGACAATACGTTGTTGGTATATTGTTAGCTTTATTTGTACTCGGGCCATTTTTCGGAATGCCGCCGATGGCTGGTGCACTGATTGAAGTTGGTTTTGAAGGTGGTCATGGTACAGCAGCAGGTCTTCAAGGTACATTTGAAGAAATGGATTTTGCTGAAGCTTATGACTTGGCCATTGGACTAGCTACAGTTGGTATACTTTCCGGTGTACTTATTGGTATCGCCTTTATCAACTGGGGCGTTAAGAAAAATAAAACAGAAATCATCAAGGACGTCAAAGAACAGTCTAAAATTAAGAGAGCTGGTATTGTTGAATTCGAAAACCGTGAACCAGCTGCAAAAATGACCGTTCGTCCAGAGTCGATCGAGCCACTGTCGCTCCACATTGCTATTATAAGTGCCGCCATTCTTGTCGGTTATGTTTTACTAGAGTTATTCATATTTGCAGAAGCAACGATCATCGGTTCAGACTTGATGACCTATGTACCTCTATTCCCACTAGCAATGATCGGTGGTATATTGGTACAGCTGTTCTTCACGAAAATCGATAACACAGAAGTGATAGATCGACGTATGATCAGCCGTATCCAAGGTTTTTCACTCGATGTATTAATCTTAGCTGCAATCGCAACCGTTTCATTAGACGTCATCGGTGATTATCTCGTGCCGTTCTTATTATTAGCTGGTGCAGGTATTGCTTGGAACGTCCTTGGTTTCTTCGTTCTAGCACCAAGGATGATCCCCACTTACTGGTTAGAACGTGCAATCGGTGATTTCGGTCAATCAATGGGTATTACAGCTACTGGTCTATTATTGATGAGAGTGGCGGACCCTGAAACAGAATCCCCAGCATTCGAAGGTTTCGGTTACAAACAGCTAGTGTTCGAGCCATTCCTGGGTGGTGGACTAGTGACCGCATTATCCGTACCACTCATATACGAATATGGACCACTTCCATTCCTTGGGTTTGCAACAGTCATGCTCATCATTGGACTATTAGTAGGTTTACTTTACTTCGGGAAAAAGAAGGAATAA
- a CDS encoding L-2-amino-thiazoline-4-carboxylic acid hydrolase, with protein MSHSKVHIPPMSMNAITAKLFTHVERNIVQNYGEKGREKVRQGVENFGYYDAEKIAKQATVDGENHTLFEYLPRNHNTESKYEKDITIYALMAKLFAQVTKAVVDYFGEESNDVIREGVRTFGEERGKGIAQRARTNDLPNTIENYLSNYDMPRSELFTFDTEFHPSEIEQNFTVCPFGQQWADDNMHEYGILYCQMIDPSVAKGYNPDFEVEHDQYVLREGNCHFRFKLDE; from the coding sequence ATGAGCCATTCAAAAGTTCACATTCCACCGATGTCTATGAACGCTATTACCGCTAAACTTTTTACTCATGTAGAACGAAATATTGTTCAAAACTATGGAGAAAAAGGTCGCGAAAAAGTTAGACAAGGTGTTGAAAATTTCGGTTACTATGATGCTGAAAAAATAGCAAAACAAGCAACGGTAGATGGGGAAAATCACACTCTTTTTGAATACCTCCCCCGTAATCACAATACTGAAAGCAAATACGAGAAAGATATAACCATCTATGCTTTAATGGCAAAACTATTTGCCCAAGTAACAAAAGCAGTCGTCGACTACTTCGGGGAAGAAAGTAACGATGTCATTCGAGAAGGTGTACGTACTTTTGGAGAAGAGCGAGGCAAAGGAATAGCTCAACGTGCACGCACAAATGATCTTCCGAATACCATTGAAAACTATCTAAGTAACTACGACATGCCACGTAGCGAACTTTTCACATTTGATACTGAATTCCACCCGAGTGAGATCGAACAGAACTTCACTGTCTGTCCTTTTGGTCAGCAGTGGGCCGATGATAACATGCATGAATACGGAATTCTTTATTGTCAGATGATCGACCCATCCGTCGCTAAAGGATACAATCCAGATTTTGAAGTCGAGCATGATCAATATGTATTGAGAGAAGGCAATTGCCACTTCAGATTTAAATTAGATGAGTAA
- a CDS encoding NAD(P)/FAD-dependent oxidoreductase → MMKYIVIGGGILGASTTYHLAKLGADVTLIDRKDLGQATDAAAGIVCPWLSQRRNKAWYQLVKNGARYYPELVRELEDNGQTETGYKKVGALSLHTDQEKLEKMVERAKKRRDDAPEIGDIELLSNEEAREKFPPLDEKYGAVYVSGGARVDGRAIRDAMIRAAEESGARVVQGSAEILVERNKVTGAKVENEVFETDSVIDTSGAWAKQLLDPLGIQFDVSLQRAQIVHLEMPNQEVNDWPVVMPPNNGYLLSLSNNRIVAGATRTDEAGFDYRVTASGINEALNRALDVAPGLNESTFVETRIGFRPYTPGFLPVIGPVPHFDGLFVANGLGASGLTSGPYLGSVMADLVTGREVKLDISAYDVSLALKR, encoded by the coding sequence TTGATGAAATATATCGTAATTGGAGGAGGCATTCTTGGAGCTTCCACGACTTACCATTTGGCTAAATTAGGCGCAGATGTCACTTTAATTGATCGTAAAGATCTTGGACAAGCAACAGATGCTGCGGCTGGGATTGTGTGTCCTTGGCTGTCTCAACGACGCAACAAGGCTTGGTATCAGTTAGTGAAGAATGGTGCAAGGTATTACCCGGAGTTGGTCAGAGAGCTTGAAGATAACGGTCAAACTGAAACAGGCTATAAGAAAGTAGGCGCTCTTAGTTTACATACTGATCAAGAGAAATTGGAGAAGATGGTCGAGAGGGCGAAGAAGAGAAGAGATGATGCTCCTGAAATTGGCGATATTGAACTGCTGTCCAATGAAGAAGCGAGAGAAAAGTTTCCCCCATTGGATGAGAAATACGGCGCTGTATATGTAAGTGGGGGCGCACGTGTTGATGGACGTGCAATCCGTGACGCGATGATTCGAGCCGCTGAAGAGAGTGGAGCCCGTGTTGTTCAAGGAAGTGCAGAAATCTTAGTTGAAAGAAATAAAGTGACCGGTGCCAAGGTGGAGAATGAAGTGTTCGAGACAGACAGTGTTATTGATACTTCCGGAGCTTGGGCAAAACAGTTACTCGACCCACTGGGAATACAGTTTGATGTTTCATTACAAAGAGCTCAAATTGTCCACTTAGAGATGCCCAACCAAGAGGTGAATGATTGGCCTGTAGTAATGCCACCGAACAATGGATACTTGTTATCCCTCAGTAATAACCGGATTGTAGCTGGAGCGACGAGGACCGATGAAGCTGGATTTGATTATCGTGTAACAGCATCAGGGATAAATGAAGCATTGAATAGAGCACTGGATGTTGCACCAGGATTGAATGAGAGTACTTTTGTAGAAACACGAATCGGCTTTCGTCCCTATACTCCAGGTTTTTTGCCGGTCATTGGTCCCGTGCCACATTTTGATGGGTTATTTGTTGCTAATGGATTAGGTGCCTCAGGATTGACCAGTGGTCCATACTTAGGATCTGTTATGGCGGATTTGGTAACAGGTCGGGAAGTGAAGCTTGATATAAGTGCATATGATGTATCGTTGGCGTTAAAGCGCTAA
- a CDS encoding LysM peptidoglycan-binding domain-containing protein, whose translation MTNMHITPALVILINDVQKRSDFIMPIPPGTHILHTVQGGDTLYQIANRYESDVEAIVEANGIYPPFTDPYLIFPGQVLIVPKIISNLSNTLYVVQNGDTVGSIAFRFSAHPDLLIGTNYSIQNPNYIFPNQQLLLPAYIYEIESGDTLSGISTRTGASIEEILRANANRPAISPDLIYPGTQMIIPLPSSRNIIVTQPLPGSSVSDGSILEGYARAFEANVLYRLLDFNQNEIIEETFTTAEYGAPTYGRFRTNLTFDRAPSTQRGELQVYTRSAQDGSVQDLVRLGIQFNT comes from the coding sequence ATGACAAATATGCATATCACTCCAGCACTCGTCATATTAATCAATGATGTACAAAAAAGGAGTGATTTCATCATGCCGATTCCACCTGGAACCCATATTCTTCACACTGTCCAGGGTGGTGACACCTTATACCAGATAGCCAATCGCTACGAAAGTGATGTTGAAGCTATAGTTGAAGCGAATGGAATTTATCCACCCTTCACTGATCCCTATCTCATATTCCCTGGGCAGGTTTTGATTGTTCCTAAGATTATTTCTAACCTTTCAAACACATTATACGTCGTTCAAAATGGCGACACTGTTGGATCGATTGCCTTCCGCTTTTCAGCGCATCCTGACCTGCTAATTGGAACAAACTACTCCATACAGAATCCAAACTATATATTCCCTAATCAACAACTCTTACTACCAGCCTATATTTATGAAATCGAGTCAGGCGATACATTAAGTGGAATCTCAACTAGAACTGGGGCTTCTATTGAAGAAATCCTACGAGCCAATGCCAATCGTCCAGCCATTTCACCAGATCTTATTTATCCTGGAACACAAATGATTATCCCTCTCCCCTCATCACGAAATATTATTGTGACACAGCCACTCCCAGGAAGTTCTGTTTCCGATGGTTCTATATTAGAGGGTTATGCTCGTGCATTTGAAGCAAATGTTTTGTACCGCCTTCTTGATTTTAATCAGAATGAAATTATTGAAGAAACTTTCACAACAGCAGAATATGGTGCACCAACCTATGGACGTTTTAGAACAAACCTGACATTCGACAGAGCACCGTCTACCCAAAGAGGTGAACTACAAGTCTATACTAGAAGTGCCCAAGATGGTTCTGTACAGGATCTAGTGCGACTTGGAATACAATTCAACACTTAA
- a CDS encoding SLAP domain-containing protein, with translation MQKLKYEKSWEQNLSQPDRNKFELAFPQIDFSELEKIDTTSFWYAENHREELLFTVLVHNQSDTTLTFKDTPITLDNSDGIIAEHTFTIPQLEIPPETSMPWTFIFPKGNWKASTLDNEQDYKLKIPAQ, from the coding sequence ATGCAAAAATTAAAGTATGAAAAAAGTTGGGAGCAAAACCTTTCCCAACCCGATCGAAATAAGTTCGAACTAGCCTTTCCACAGATAGATTTTTCCGAATTAGAAAAGATAGACACGACCAGTTTTTGGTATGCTGAGAATCATCGTGAAGAACTCCTCTTCACTGTGCTTGTACATAATCAGTCAGATACTACTTTGACTTTCAAAGATACTCCTATCACTCTTGATAATTCAGATGGAATCATTGCCGAACACACCTTCACAATACCTCAACTCGAGATTCCGCCTGAAACCAGCATGCCATGGACTTTCATTTTTCCAAAAGGCAATTGGAAGGCATCTACACTTGATAATGAACAGGATTACAAACTAAAAATCCCAGCGCAATAA
- a CDS encoding MerR family transcriptional regulator: MKVNEVSKVSGVSVRTLHHYDEIGLLKPEKSAGSGYRNYSDQDLSTLQQILFFRELDFPLKKIKEIINRPDYDQLEALEMHRELLRKKREKLDAMLETINETIEKEKGGVTMSNDEKFKGFDFSHNPYEHEARKRWGDEAVDEARKNAMKMSKEHQEEMNEIYRKLAAIRHENPKSEQAQAAIRKWYDYLNAHFTTYSPDAFQGLGMMYVQDERFTKNIDQFGDGLAVFMSEAMYEYGEQLKK; the protein is encoded by the coding sequence ATGAAGGTGAATGAAGTTTCCAAAGTCAGTGGTGTCAGTGTGCGCACGCTGCATCATTATGATGAGATAGGCTTACTGAAGCCAGAAAAATCCGCGGGCTCTGGCTATCGAAACTATTCGGATCAAGATCTATCTACCCTTCAGCAAATTTTGTTTTTTCGAGAGCTTGATTTCCCATTGAAAAAAATCAAGGAGATTATCAATCGTCCGGACTATGATCAATTGGAAGCACTCGAAATGCATCGTGAACTATTGAGGAAGAAACGTGAGAAACTGGACGCGATGTTAGAAACGATCAATGAAACGATTGAAAAAGAAAAAGGAGGTGTAACGATGTCGAATGATGAGAAGTTCAAAGGATTCGATTTCAGTCATAACCCTTATGAACATGAGGCGAGAAAACGTTGGGGCGATGAAGCGGTTGATGAAGCGAGAAAGAACGCGATGAAAATGTCTAAAGAGCATCAAGAAGAAATGAATGAGATATACAGGAAGTTAGCGGCTATCCGGCATGAAAATCCTAAGTCAGAACAGGCACAAGCCGCTATAAGAAAATGGTACGATTATTTGAATGCCCATTTTACGACTTATTCACCTGACGCTTTTCAAGGTTTAGGTATGATGTATGTCCAGGATGAAAGGTTTACAAAGAATATCGATCAGTTTGGGGATGGGCTCGCAGTCTTCATGAGTGAAGCAATGTATGAATATGGGGAACAATTGAAAAAATAA
- a CDS encoding DinB family protein codes for MINYRIKPVENYSEKIGELISMLTHTREVTLSEIKDLRLEELDRLIHDNGNTIGAILKHIAAIEAVHQVISFERRDLTEAELKDWKTALELGETARHKIKSQQVEEYIKTLENVRKTTLSTFKKLDDEWLYKENTWHNGIAYNNYYLWFHVMEDEINHRGQIRLLKRRLRER; via the coding sequence ATGATTAATTATAGAATAAAACCCGTGGAAAACTATAGTGAGAAGATAGGCGAACTAATTTCCATGCTCACTCACACAAGGGAAGTAACACTCTCAGAGATCAAAGATCTTAGATTGGAAGAGCTCGACAGACTGATTCATGACAACGGAAACACAATCGGAGCTATTCTTAAACATATTGCAGCTATAGAAGCTGTTCATCAGGTGATTTCTTTTGAACGAAGAGATTTAACAGAAGCGGAGCTAAAAGATTGGAAAACTGCATTAGAACTAGGAGAAACAGCTAGACACAAAATTAAAAGTCAACAAGTTGAAGAATACATCAAAACTCTAGAGAACGTAAGAAAAACTACACTTTCAACCTTTAAAAAACTTGATGATGAATGGTTGTATAAAGAAAATACTTGGCATAACGGCATTGCTTATAACAACTATTATTTATGGTTTCATGTCATGGAAGATGAAATCAACCACCGTGGCCAAATTAGATTACTCAAAAGAAGATTAAGGGAAAGATGA